A genomic region of Herbaspirillum sp. DW155 contains the following coding sequences:
- a CDS encoding FadR/GntR family transcriptional regulator, with the protein MSALHSPELPRRGNLSRSEHICKQIIAAILRGEWGENRKLPTEVELAQRYEASRTTVREALSRLRSEGIVVSRRGSGNYVQRLPVLQSSAPAQIASIHDVERYYAFRECVEVGAAGIAASAREDDDLALMRNCLQALRRAQLNGQTGVDEDLALHMAIARATRNPFFISTIEHALGPIRQCMELAQNLGSPQEAERIQIIDDEHQAIIDAIAAGSAPRAEAAMRAHIGHARQRIFEGG; encoded by the coding sequence ATGTCAGCACTCCATTCTCCCGAACTTCCGCGCCGCGGCAACCTCAGCCGTTCCGAACACATCTGCAAGCAGATCATCGCAGCGATCCTGCGCGGGGAATGGGGCGAGAACCGCAAGCTGCCCACCGAGGTCGAGCTGGCGCAGCGCTACGAAGCGTCGCGCACGACGGTGCGCGAAGCGCTCTCGCGCCTGCGTTCGGAAGGGATAGTGGTGTCGCGCCGGGGCTCGGGCAACTACGTGCAGCGCCTGCCGGTCCTGCAGAGCAGCGCGCCGGCGCAGATTGCCAGCATCCATGACGTGGAGCGCTATTACGCCTTCCGCGAATGCGTGGAAGTGGGCGCCGCCGGCATCGCCGCCAGCGCGCGCGAGGACGATGACCTGGCCCTGATGCGCAATTGCCTGCAAGCCTTGCGGCGGGCGCAACTGAACGGCCAGACCGGCGTGGACGAAGACCTGGCCCTGCACATGGCCATTGCGCGGGCCACCCGCAATCCCTTCTTCATCTCCACCATCGAACATGCCCTGGGTCCGATCCGCCAGTGCATGGAACTGGCGCAGAACCTTGGCTCGCCCCAGGAGGCCGAGCGCATCCAGATCATCGACGATGAACACCAGGCCATCATCGATGCCATCGCGGCAGGATCGGCCCCGCGCGCCGAGGCGGCCATGCGGGCGCACATCGGCCATGCGCGGCAGCGCATCTTCGAGGGCGGCTAA
- a CDS encoding transporter substrate-binding domain-containing protein, translating to MQKTKSRLLARTALAALILGLSAHAALADQLDDIRKAGKIRIATTSSTPLFGYSDEKLQAAGSDVEAARLLAQDLGVQLDLMPVANSARVPTLQANRADIVVGSLSITPERLKVIDFSTPYAVISLIIGAPKSMAIKDYADLNGKRIGVTRATPNDTLTTQNAKGAEIMRYEDDATLITSMVTGQVEVFSSTPSNLQEMQKKAPGKNLEMKFEQKAFDLGIAINKNQPRLKEWIDGWVKTNMKNGKLNAIYKKYHGRDLPASVQNPA from the coding sequence ATGCAAAAAACCAAATCGCGCCTCCTCGCGCGCACGGCCCTCGCCGCCCTGATCCTGGGCCTGAGCGCCCACGCTGCCCTGGCCGATCAGCTGGACGATATCAGGAAGGCCGGCAAGATCCGCATCGCCACCACCTCCAGCACGCCGCTGTTCGGCTACAGCGACGAGAAGCTGCAAGCGGCCGGTTCCGACGTCGAGGCTGCGCGCCTGCTGGCACAAGACCTGGGCGTGCAGCTTGACCTGATGCCGGTGGCCAATTCCGCGCGCGTGCCGACCTTGCAGGCCAACCGCGCCGATATCGTCGTGGGTTCGCTGTCGATCACGCCGGAGCGCCTGAAGGTCATCGATTTCTCCACACCCTATGCGGTCATCAGCCTCATCATCGGTGCACCCAAGAGCATGGCCATCAAGGATTACGCCGACCTCAACGGCAAGCGCATCGGCGTCACCCGTGCCACGCCCAACGATACGCTGACCACGCAGAACGCCAAGGGCGCCGAGATCATGCGTTATGAAGATGATGCGACCCTGATCACCTCGATGGTGACGGGCCAGGTGGAAGTCTTCTCCAGCACGCCTTCCAACCTGCAGGAGATGCAGAAGAAAGCGCCGGGCAAGAACCTGGAAATGAAATTCGAACAGAAGGCCTTTGATCTCGGTATCGCCATCAACAAGAACCAGCCGCGCCTGAAGGAATGGATCGATGGCTGGGTCAAGACCAACATGAAGAATGGCAAGCTCAATGCCATCTACAAGAAGTATCACGGCCGCGATCTGCCGGCCTCGGTGCAGAACCCCGCATAA
- a CDS encoding amino acid ABC transporter ATP-binding protein: protein MSAIAKTEALPHLRPVAPAQEAQPIIVRLDQVYKSFGDNQVLKGVSFEVARGEMIAIIGASGSGKSTALRCIDRLETIDSGSIEVAGIRVDDPQVDLHRLRREVGIVFQSYNLFPHLNVLENVMLALRHVKQQDKAEARRVALAALAQVGLDEKASAYPEQLSGGQQQRVAIARSLAMAPKVMLFDEVTSALDPQLTGEVLRVMEDLAANGMTMLLVTHEMNFAKRVADRIIYMHQGRVWEVGPGDMLDHPHTPELQAFLAADL from the coding sequence ATGTCAGCCATCGCTAAAACCGAAGCCCTGCCACATCTGCGCCCGGTCGCGCCCGCCCAGGAGGCGCAGCCCATCATCGTCAGGCTCGATCAGGTCTACAAGAGCTTCGGCGACAACCAGGTCTTGAAGGGGGTGTCCTTCGAGGTGGCGCGCGGCGAGATGATCGCCATCATCGGCGCTTCCGGCTCGGGCAAGTCCACCGCGCTGCGCTGTATCGACCGGCTCGAGACCATCGATTCGGGCAGCATCGAGGTGGCCGGCATCCGCGTCGATGATCCGCAGGTGGATCTGCACCGACTGCGGCGCGAGGTCGGTATCGTGTTCCAGAGCTACAACCTGTTCCCGCATCTGAACGTGCTGGAAAACGTCATGCTGGCGCTGCGCCACGTCAAGCAGCAGGACAAGGCCGAGGCCCGCCGCGTGGCCCTGGCGGCGCTGGCACAGGTGGGGCTGGACGAGAAGGCCAGCGCCTATCCGGAGCAGCTCTCGGGTGGCCAGCAGCAGCGCGTGGCGATTGCCCGTTCGCTGGCGATGGCGCCCAAGGTGATGCTGTTCGATGAAGTGACCTCGGCGCTGGACCCGCAGCTGACCGGCGAAGTGCTGCGCGTGATGGAAGACCTGGCCGCCAATGGCATGACCATGCTGCTGGTGACGCATGAGATGAACTTCGCCAAGCGGGTGGCCGATCGCATCATCTACATGCATCAGGGCCGGGTCTGGGAAGTCGGCCCCGGCGACATGCTGGACCACCCGCACACCCCCGAACTACAAGCCTTTCTGGCCGCCGACCTGTAG
- a CDS encoding amino acid ABC transporter permease: MMGGFSWTYFFFMVQSIGWTLVLSALAFVLGGAGGFLVMLARISPRAWLRRPAILFIECVQGIPLLILLFIVYFGLSVYGLVLPALVAAGLAMMIYTSAYLGDIWRGCVQAMPRPQWEASECLSLTRWQTLRLVIIPQAMRLSLPPTIGFLVQLIKLTSLASVIGFVELTRAGQIINNSIFQPFLVFLLVGTFYFLLCYPLSRWSASMERKLNVSHR, translated from the coding sequence ATGATGGGCGGCTTCAGCTGGACTTACTTTTTCTTCATGGTGCAGTCGATAGGCTGGACCCTGGTGCTCTCGGCGCTGGCCTTTGTGCTCGGTGGTGCGGGCGGCTTCCTGGTGATGCTGGCGCGCATCTCGCCGCGCGCCTGGCTGCGGCGGCCGGCCATCCTCTTCATCGAATGCGTGCAGGGCATTCCCTTGCTGATCCTGCTGTTCATCGTCTACTTCGGCCTGTCGGTATATGGGTTGGTGCTGCCGGCGCTGGTGGCAGCCGGGCTGGCGATGATGATCTATACCAGCGCCTACCTGGGTGACATCTGGCGCGGCTGCGTGCAAGCCATGCCGCGTCCGCAGTGGGAGGCATCCGAATGCCTGTCGCTGACGCGCTGGCAGACGCTGCGCCTGGTCATCATCCCGCAGGCCATGCGGCTGTCGCTGCCGCCGACCATCGGCTTTCTGGTGCAGCTGATCAAGCTGACGTCGCTGGCCTCGGTGATCGGCTTTGTCGAGCTGACCCGGGCCGGGCAGATCATCAACAACTCCATCTTCCAGCCCTTCCTGGTGTTCCTGCTGGTGGGCACTTTCTATTTCCTGCTCTGCTATCCCTTGTCGCGCTGGAGCGCATCCATGGAGAGAAAACTCAATGTCAGCCATCGCTAA
- a CDS encoding amino acid ABC transporter permease: protein MNFSLDFSPLAPYWPVFLHGAWLTLKMTTLAVIVGVAVGIFVAFAKNSPNRLVARTCSGYIEVVRNTPFLVQIFLLYFGLASLGIRMPTFAAAVLAMIINIAAYAAEIIRAGIDSVPRGQIEAAECLGLPVWRIRWHVMLQPAIERVYPALTSQFLLMMQASAMASQISAEELTAIANTVQSDTFRSLETYIVVAALYLVLAVLVKLVAYAIGETLFKRRRTLRRTAAQGRRSPVSRLPATDPAGMAPLAHVPYVHPASRPVAVHTAASLRIEGSTS from the coding sequence ATGAACTTCTCTCTCGACTTCAGTCCGCTCGCGCCGTACTGGCCCGTGTTCCTGCACGGCGCCTGGCTGACGCTGAAGATGACCACGCTGGCGGTCATCGTCGGTGTGGCCGTCGGCATCTTCGTCGCCTTCGCCAAGAACAGTCCCAATCGCCTTGTGGCCCGCACCTGCAGCGGCTATATCGAGGTGGTGCGCAATACGCCATTCCTGGTGCAGATTTTCCTGCTGTATTTCGGTCTGGCCAGTCTGGGCATCCGCATGCCGACTTTCGCGGCGGCGGTACTGGCGATGATCATCAACATCGCCGCGTATGCCGCCGAGATCATCCGCGCCGGTATCGATTCGGTGCCGCGCGGGCAGATCGAGGCCGCCGAATGTCTGGGCCTGCCGGTCTGGCGCATCCGCTGGCACGTGATGTTGCAACCGGCCATCGAGCGCGTCTATCCGGCGCTGACCAGCCAGTTCCTGCTGATGATGCAGGCCTCGGCGATGGCCTCGCAGATCTCGGCCGAGGAGCTGACCGCCATCGCCAACACCGTGCAATCCGATACCTTCCGTTCGCTGGAAACCTACATCGTGGTCGCCGCCCTGTACCTGGTGCTGGCAGTGCTGGTCAAGCTGGTGGCCTATGCCATCGGCGAGACCCTCTTCAAGCGCCGCCGCACGCTGCGTCGCACTGCCGCGCAGGGCAGGCGCAGTCCGGTCTCGCGCCTGCCGGCGACCGATCCGGCCGGGATGGCACCGCTGGCGCATGTGCCCTATGTCCATCCCGCATCACGACCGGTGGCGGTCCATACGGCAGCGTCGCTGCGCATCGAAGGGAGCACATCATGA
- a CDS encoding NAD(P)-dependent oxidoreductase, whose translation MSADTDRDAWQTARFSRLLLTGAAGGVGRQLRPRLASFAERVRVADLASAMQTVDAAAAHEELLGCDLADRAAVDAMVAGCEAIIHLGGVSVERPFEEILEANIKGVFHIYEAARRHGVRRVIFASSNHVTGFYRQDERIDAHDIKRPDGYYGLSKSYGEDMAQFYFDRYGVETVSIRIGSIFPEATNRRMLASWMSMDDFEQLLRRALFIPGVGHTVVYGMSANAKTWWDNRYAAHLGYAPKDSSEIFRAKVEAQPQPAADDPVMTLQGGAFTAAGPFDPLAS comes from the coding sequence ATGAGCGCAGATACCGACCGCGATGCGTGGCAAACCGCCCGCTTTTCCCGTCTGCTGCTGACCGGCGCGGCCGGCGGCGTGGGCCGGCAATTGCGGCCACGCCTGGCGTCTTTCGCCGAGCGCGTGCGGGTGGCCGATCTGGCGTCCGCGATGCAGACCGTCGATGCGGCGGCCGCGCATGAAGAACTGCTGGGCTGCGACCTGGCCGACCGTGCTGCGGTCGATGCCATGGTGGCAGGCTGCGAAGCCATCATCCACCTGGGTGGCGTGTCGGTGGAGCGTCCCTTCGAAGAGATCCTGGAAGCCAACATCAAGGGCGTCTTCCATATCTACGAGGCGGCGCGCCGTCATGGCGTCAGGCGCGTCATCTTCGCCAGCTCCAACCACGTCACCGGTTTCTATCGCCAGGATGAGCGCATCGATGCCCATGACATCAAGCGTCCCGATGGTTACTACGGCTTGTCCAAGTCCTACGGCGAAGACATGGCGCAGTTCTATTTCGACCGCTATGGCGTGGAGACGGTGAGCATCCGCATCGGATCGATCTTCCCGGAAGCCACCAACCGCCGCATGCTGGCCAGCTGGATGAGCATGGACGATTTCGAGCAACTGCTGCGCCGTGCGTTGTTCATCCCGGGCGTGGGCCACACGGTGGTCTATGGCATGTCGGCCAACGCCAAGACCTGGTGGGACAACCGCTACGCCGCGCACCTGGGCTATGCGCCCAAGGACAGTTCGGAAATCTTCCGCGCCAAGGTGGAGGCACAGCCGCAACCGGCGGCCGATGATCCGGTCATGACCCTGCAAGGCGGCGCCTTCACGGCCGCCGGGCCCTTCGATCCCCTGGCCAGTTAA
- a CDS encoding efflux transporter outer membrane subunit: MNRPAQHPSTLWPRTAMILALAAALAGCASLEPDYARPAAPVPSGWTQQVDGKTVVGTTGKVGQAASEVEADQLGWRQFFLDPRLQKVIAAALENNRDLRVAALNIEKARAQYRITDADRYPSISATGSGTASRTPAELSSTGRATVSHQQSVTVGMSAYELDFFGRLKNLSDAALETYQYQVETRRSTHISLVAEVATAWLTLASDRDLLRLAQDTYASQSRTYELNRRSHDIGTVSGVDLASLEATVESARADVASYTSQVAQDINALRLLVGADVDAALLPTGLPETASVLPATPAGLPSQVLLRRPDVLAAEHTLKSANADIGAARAAFFPSITLTADGGTASRTLGGLFKPGSGSWSFVPSINLPIFNAGSLRASLDSAKITRDIDVANYEKAIQTAFSEVADALAVRATLDQRLDAQGKATAASEKAFRLSEARYKNGIDSYLTTLVAQRTLYSAQQTLISLRLTEQSNRITLYKVLGGGWNEQTAQPVAATQKSPS; this comes from the coding sequence ATGAACCGTCCCGCACAACATCCATCCACCCTGTGGCCGCGCACGGCCATGATTCTGGCGCTGGCGGCGGCCCTGGCGGGTTGCGCCAGTCTCGAACCCGATTACGCCCGCCCGGCCGCACCGGTGCCGTCCGGCTGGACGCAGCAGGTCGATGGCAAGACGGTGGTCGGCACCACCGGCAAGGTGGGCCAGGCCGCCAGCGAGGTCGAGGCGGACCAGCTGGGCTGGCGCCAGTTCTTCCTCGATCCGCGTCTGCAGAAGGTGATTGCCGCCGCGCTGGAGAACAACCGCGACCTGCGCGTGGCGGCATTGAACATCGAGAAGGCGCGCGCGCAATATCGCATCACCGATGCCGATCGCTATCCGTCCATCTCCGCCACCGGCAGCGGCACCGCCAGCCGCACGCCGGCCGAGTTGTCGAGCACGGGCCGGGCCACGGTATCGCACCAGCAGAGCGTGACGGTGGGCATGAGCGCCTATGAGCTGGATTTCTTCGGGCGCTTGAAAAATCTCTCCGATGCCGCCCTCGAAACCTATCAATACCAGGTCGAGACCCGTCGCAGCACCCACATCAGCCTGGTCGCCGAAGTGGCGACGGCCTGGCTCACGCTGGCCTCCGACCGCGACCTGCTCAGACTGGCACAGGACACCTATGCCAGCCAGTCGCGGACCTATGAGTTGAACCGGCGCAGCCACGACATCGGCACCGTCTCCGGGGTCGACCTGGCCAGTCTGGAAGCCACCGTGGAATCGGCGCGCGCCGATGTGGCCAGCTACACCAGCCAGGTCGCGCAGGACATCAACGCACTGCGCCTGCTGGTGGGCGCCGACGTCGATGCGGCGCTGTTGCCCACGGGCTTGCCTGAGACGGCCAGCGTCTTGCCGGCCACCCCGGCCGGGCTGCCCTCGCAGGTGCTGCTGCGCCGTCCCGACGTGCTGGCGGCCGAGCACACCTTGAAGTCTGCCAATGCCGACATCGGCGCGGCGCGCGCGGCCTTCTTCCCCAGCATCACGCTGACCGCCGATGGCGGCACCGCCAGCCGCACGCTGGGTGGCCTGTTCAAGCCCGGCAGCGGCAGCTGGAGTTTCGTGCCGTCGATCAACCTGCCCATTTTCAACGCCGGCAGCCTGCGCGCCAGTCTGGATTCGGCCAAGATCACGCGCGACATCGACGTGGCCAATTACGAGAAGGCCATCCAGACCGCCTTCAGCGAAGTGGCCGATGCCCTGGCCGTGCGCGCCACGCTGGATCAGCGGCTGGATGCGCAGGGCAAGGCCACGGCCGCCAGCGAGAAGGCGTTCCGCCTGTCCGAGGCGCGCTACAAGAATGGCATCGACAGCTATCTCACCACCCTGGTGGCGCAGCGCACGCTGTACTCGGCCCAGCAGACCCTGATCTCGCTGCGCCTGACCGAGCAGAGCAACCGCATCACGCTCTACAAGGTACTCGGCGGGGGCTGGAACGAGCAGACGGCGCAGCCTGTTGCGGCCACGCAGAAATCGCCCTCTTGA
- a CDS encoding efflux RND transporter permease subunit: MARFFIDRPIFAWVMAIIIMLGGMMSIRSLSLEQYPNIAPPQVNIKATYTGASAKTLEDSVTQIIEQQMKGLDNLQYMSASSSSAGSSTVTLTFTAGTNPDVAQMQVQNKLQQVTARLPQAVQNNGVTVTKASTDILMVLSLSSDDPRITSIDIGDFISSSLTDQISRVPGVGDVTAFGTNYAMRIWLDPAKLQKYALMPSDITSALEAQNTEVSAGEIGALPARPGQQINATITARSKLTTAEEFRNIVVKSSADGSVVKMSDVARVELGGESYQTASRQDGKPSSALAIQLATGANALSTADAVKKKMAELEPYFPASMKLKTHIAYDTTPFVRVSLEEVVKTLIEAIVLVVLIMYLFLQNIRATFIPAITVPVVLLGTFGILAMFGYSINTLTMFGMVLAIGLLVDDAIVVVENVERLMSEEKLSPKEATRKSMQEITGALVGIAMVLSAVFIPMAFFGGSTGVIYRQFSITIVSAMALSVMVALTLTPALCASLLKPHAHGQVQQGRFFSWFNRTFDRNATRYRGGVGGLLKRGRRGLLMYALIAVAMAVLFMRLPTSFLPEEDQGVLMAQIQLPTGATAEQTATVVKTVQDYFLNKPESVESVLAIVGSGVGGNSQNSARAFIRLKQWDERTAADQSASALVRRANMDLSKIRGARVFLMNPPVVRGLGQSSGFDFELKDVGGVGHDALLKARDQFLRAARSSPMLANVRTTGLDDTPQLRVAIDDRKADALSVATSDINSALATAMGGTYVNDFLSNGRVKKVYVQGDAPFRMQADDLNRWFVRNSASQMVPFSAFMTSKWTYGPSLLERYNGVSSFEIVGEPAAGVSSGTAMAEVQKLAAQLPAGIGFEWTGSSYQERLSGNQAPMLYAISILFVFLCLAALYESWSVPFAVILAVPLGIIGTVLLTGIFGMSNDVYFQVGLLTTVGLSAKNAILIVEFAKQLHESGKSLWDATLEAVQLRLRPILMTSLAFMFGVLPLAVATGAGSASRRAIGTGVLGGMLSATMLGIFFVPLFYYLIGTWLDRRAAKKPRPDDDHAIQKEGV, from the coding sequence ATGGCACGTTTCTTCATCGACCGGCCCATCTTCGCGTGGGTCATGGCCATCATCATCATGCTGGGCGGCATGATGTCGATCCGTTCTCTTTCCCTGGAGCAGTATCCCAACATCGCCCCGCCGCAGGTCAACATCAAGGCCACCTATACCGGTGCCTCGGCCAAGACCCTGGAAGACTCGGTGACGCAGATCATCGAGCAGCAGATGAAGGGTCTGGACAACCTGCAATACATGTCAGCCAGTTCCAGTTCGGCTGGCTCCTCCACGGTGACGCTGACCTTTACGGCCGGTACCAATCCTGACGTGGCGCAGATGCAGGTGCAGAACAAGCTGCAGCAGGTCACGGCCCGTCTGCCGCAGGCGGTGCAGAACAATGGCGTGACGGTCACCAAGGCCTCGACCGACATCCTGATGGTGCTCTCGCTGAGTTCGGACGATCCGCGCATCACCAGCATCGACATCGGCGACTTCATCAGCAGCAGCCTGACCGACCAGATCAGCCGCGTGCCGGGTGTGGGCGATGTGACCGCGTTCGGTACCAACTACGCGATGCGTATCTGGCTCGATCCGGCCAAGTTGCAGAAGTATGCGCTCATGCCGTCGGACATCACCAGCGCGCTCGAGGCGCAGAACACCGAAGTCTCGGCCGGCGAAATCGGCGCGCTGCCAGCCCGGCCGGGGCAGCAGATCAACGCCACCATTACCGCGCGCAGCAAGCTGACCACGGCTGAGGAATTCCGCAACATCGTCGTCAAGTCGTCTGCCGACGGTTCGGTGGTGAAGATGTCGGACGTAGCCCGGGTGGAACTGGGTGGCGAAAGCTACCAGACGGCCTCGCGCCAGGACGGCAAGCCGTCCTCGGCCCTGGCGATCCAGCTGGCTACGGGCGCCAATGCGCTCTCCACGGCCGATGCGGTCAAGAAGAAGATGGCCGAGCTGGAGCCCTACTTCCCGGCCTCCATGAAGTTGAAGACCCATATCGCCTATGACACCACGCCCTTCGTGCGCGTGTCGCTGGAAGAAGTGGTCAAGACCCTCATCGAAGCCATCGTGCTGGTCGTGCTGATCATGTACCTGTTCCTGCAGAACATCCGCGCCACCTTCATTCCGGCCATCACGGTGCCGGTGGTGCTGCTGGGGACCTTCGGCATCCTGGCCATGTTCGGTTACTCGATCAATACCCTGACCATGTTCGGCATGGTGCTGGCCATCGGGCTTCTGGTGGACGATGCCATCGTGGTGGTGGAAAACGTCGAGCGCCTCATGAGCGAGGAAAAGCTCAGTCCCAAGGAGGCCACACGCAAGTCCATGCAGGAAATCACCGGCGCGCTGGTCGGCATTGCCATGGTGCTGTCGGCGGTGTTCATTCCGATGGCCTTCTTCGGCGGCTCCACCGGGGTGATCTATCGCCAGTTCTCCATCACCATCGTCTCGGCCATGGCCTTGTCGGTGATGGTGGCGCTGACCCTGACCCCGGCCCTGTGCGCCAGCCTGCTCAAGCCGCATGCGCACGGGCAGGTACAGCAGGGCAGGTTCTTCAGCTGGTTCAACCGTACTTTCGACCGCAACGCCACCCGCTACCGGGGCGGCGTGGGCGGCCTGCTCAAGCGTGGCAGGCGTGGTCTGCTGATGTATGCGCTCATTGCCGTGGCGATGGCGGTGCTGTTCATGCGCCTGCCCACCTCCTTCCTGCCGGAAGAAGACCAGGGCGTGCTGATGGCGCAAATCCAGCTGCCCACGGGCGCGACTGCCGAACAGACGGCCACCGTGGTCAAGACGGTGCAGGACTACTTCCTCAACAAGCCCGAATCGGTCGAGTCGGTGCTCGCCATCGTCGGCTCGGGCGTGGGGGGCAACAGCCAGAACAGCGCACGCGCCTTCATTCGCCTGAAGCAGTGGGATGAGCGCACCGCCGCCGACCAGTCGGCTTCCGCACTGGTGCGTCGCGCCAACATGGATCTGTCCAAGATCCGCGGCGCCCGCGTGTTCCTGATGAATCCGCCGGTGGTGCGCGGCCTGGGCCAGAGTTCGGGCTTTGACTTCGAACTCAAGGACGTGGGTGGCGTGGGTCATGATGCCCTGCTCAAGGCGCGCGATCAGTTCCTGCGGGCGGCACGCTCCAGTCCGATGCTGGCCAACGTGCGCACGACCGGCCTGGATGACACGCCGCAGCTGCGCGTGGCCATCGATGACCGCAAGGCCGATGCCCTCTCGGTGGCGACCTCGGACATCAACTCCGCACTGGCCACGGCCATGGGCGGCACCTACGTCAACGACTTCCTCAGCAATGGCCGCGTCAAGAAGGTCTATGTGCAGGGCGATGCGCCCTTCCGCATGCAGGCGGACGACCTGAACCGCTGGTTCGTGCGCAATTCGGCCAGCCAGATGGTGCCCTTCTCGGCCTTCATGACCAGCAAGTGGACCTATGGTCCTTCGCTGCTGGAGCGTTACAACGGCGTATCGTCCTTCGAGATCGTCGGTGAGCCTGCGGCAGGCGTAAGCTCCGGCACCGCCATGGCCGAAGTGCAAAAGCTGGCCGCGCAACTGCCAGCCGGCATCGGTTTCGAGTGGACCGGATCGTCCTACCAGGAACGGCTCTCGGGCAACCAGGCGCCGATGCTGTATGCGATCTCCATCCTGTTCGTGTTCCTGTGCCTGGCCGCGCTCTATGAGAGCTGGTCGGTGCCCTTCGCGGTGATCCTGGCGGTGCCGCTGGGCATCATCGGGACCGTGCTGCTGACGGGGATCTTCGGGATGTCCAACGACGTGTATTTCCAGGTGGGCCTGTTGACCACCGTGGGTCTGTCGGCCAAGAACGCGATCCTGATCGTCGAATTCGCCAAGCAGTTGCACGAATCCGGCAAGAGCCTGTGGGATGCCACGCTGGAGGCGGTGCAACTGCGCCTGCGCCCGATCCTGATGACCTCGCTGGCCTTCATGTTCGGCGTGCTGCCGCTGGCCGTGGCCACCGGCGCCGGCTCGGCCAGCCGCCGCGCCATCGGTACCGGCGTGCTGGGCGGCATGCTCTCGGCCACCATGCTGGGCATCTTCTTCGTGCCCTTGTTCTACTACCTGATCGGCACCTGGCTGGACCGCCGTGCGGCCAAGAAGCCTCGCCCGGATGACGATCACGCGATACAAAAGGAGGGCGTGTGA
- a CDS encoding efflux RND transporter periplasmic adaptor subunit, whose product MFHTASTARHAGRRSSTAARLALSLMLVAVLGACSRSGDQPKPAAQSEVGYVVLKTQRQSLTTELPGRTTAYLAADIRPQVGGIIQKRLFKEGSLVKAGQPLYQIDPASYQAAYDSAKASLLKAQATLASSRLKADRYAELNKIDAVARQDNDDAQSTLRQNQADVEVQKAAVQTAAINLQYTRILSPISGRIEKSSVTPGALVTASQTTALTTVQQIDPIYVDVTQSTVDLLRLRRELASGQISKSGANAAQVKILLEDGSTYDHPGKLEFTGLSVDTGTGMITLRAVVPNPDGVLLPGAYVRAVLEEGVDEHALLVPQKAISRDQTGAATALVVGSDGKVQQRVVTVARAVGNNWWISKGLQEGDKLIVDGLQKVRAGDTPRAIDITDSLQKDLAREAAAAAADPSLGGDAGRAAGAGTAAASGARSK is encoded by the coding sequence ATGTTCCATACTGCAAGCACTGCGCGCCACGCCGGGCGCCGTTCCTCCACCGCAGCGCGCCTGGCGCTGTCCCTGATGCTGGTTGCCGTCCTGGGCGCCTGCTCCAGATCGGGCGACCAGCCCAAACCGGCGGCCCAGTCCGAAGTCGGCTACGTGGTCCTCAAGACGCAGCGCCAGTCGCTCACCACCGAGCTGCCCGGCCGTACCACGGCCTACCTGGCGGCCGACATCCGTCCCCAGGTGGGCGGCATCATCCAGAAGCGCCTGTTCAAGGAAGGCAGCCTGGTCAAGGCCGGCCAGCCGCTGTACCAGATCGACCCGGCCAGCTATCAGGCGGCCTATGACAGCGCCAAGGCTTCGCTCCTGAAGGCGCAGGCCACGCTGGCTTCCTCCAGGCTGAAGGCCGACCGTTATGCCGAGCTGAACAAGATCGATGCCGTCGCCAGGCAGGACAACGATGACGCCCAAAGCACCCTGCGCCAGAACCAGGCCGATGTGGAAGTGCAGAAGGCCGCCGTGCAGACCGCCGCCATCAACCTGCAATACACCAGGATCCTTTCGCCGATCTCGGGCCGCATCGAAAAATCCAGCGTCACGCCCGGCGCGCTGGTGACGGCCAGCCAGACCACGGCACTGACCACGGTACAACAGATCGATCCGATTTACGTCGACGTCACCCAGTCCACCGTGGACCTGCTGCGCCTGCGCCGCGAACTGGCCAGCGGCCAGATCAGCAAGAGCGGCGCCAACGCGGCCCAGGTCAAGATCCTGCTGGAAGACGGCTCCACCTATGATCATCCCGGCAAGCTGGAATTCACCGGTCTGTCGGTCGATACCGGCACCGGCATGATCACGCTGCGCGCGGTCGTGCCCAATCCGGATGGCGTGTTGCTGCCGGGCGCCTACGTGCGTGCGGTGCTGGAGGAGGGGGTGGATGAACACGCCCTGCTGGTACCGCAGAAGGCCATCAGCCGCGACCAGACCGGTGCTGCCACCGCCCTGGTGGTGGGCAGTGACGGCAAGGTGCAGCAGCGCGTGGTGACCGTGGCGCGTGCGGTGGGTAACAACTGGTGGATCAGCAAGGGCTTGCAGGAAGGTGACAAGCTCATCGTCGACGGATTGCAGAAGGTGCGCGCCGGCGATACCCCGCGTGCCATCGACATCACCGACAGCCTGCAGAAGGATCTGGCGCGCGAAGCCGCAGCGGCCGCCGCTGATCCGTCGCTGGGCGGGGATGCCGGCCGGGCTGCCGGCGCAGGAACGGCGGCTGCTTCCGGCGCCCGGTCGAAGTAA